A part of Scleropages formosus chromosome 3, fSclFor1.1, whole genome shotgun sequence genomic DNA contains:
- the LOC108929582 gene encoding LOW QUALITY PROTEIN: MICAL-like protein 2 (The sequence of the model RefSeq protein was modified relative to this genomic sequence to represent the inferred CDS: substituted 1 base at 1 genomic stop codon), whose translation MAAIKALQQWCRTQCEGYRDVSITNMTSSFRDGLAFCALIHKHRPELINYDSLNKENVYENNSLAFRIAEEKLGIPALLDAEDMVALPVPDRLSILTYVSQYYNYFHGRSPVSISNXAGGVGGIKRPAEDLREEPLGKKNQPVIAKTFSSKATVDKQPSTAMAIAPPSRLSPKLHRATDQKKVLGESTNKTGTLSSTCVICQNHVHLVQRYFVDGKVYHRNCFRCNECSNTLLSGAYKPGSREGTFICNTHQGPKGGKKAAVTIVGLPTCGIAAETASGLLTTKNSASHIPQPSSVLCTPVGSRSRPVDPSSICGPWTASAAKTQAARQRFFQGAVTTPVPESSISLAMATASPSNGTLWLQGESEKGKARAFLSQRLNTNNNNKSNQAKIGTAQSRSISQAVTKPVAATPHGTTSKEMLCLKAVTKESRRPQSPHFATKGSDLVPPSDWRSNVKHLTHGSEHKSISFTKDCLLDLNPTPVSVPKPAVGSVAMPAVQLTIPTSQGKYSSKQCLQAAEATGLENGKILSPLSSPRPGLESCKSQSWGSPQEDILRELKDIEESLNELEKEGVEMEKCLRKCEEEGKEGELDVLMVDWFALIQKKQFYMRRESELVYIARTQDLEDQQPAVERDLRRLMEKPEHLKTAADVREEQKLLCKLLEIVDDRNSIIQVLDDDRLREMEEDEQLNEMMQQFGKKKMKKSTIKKLFKKKSKQIDNSKTILNAS comes from the exons ATGGCTGCGATCAAGGCGCTGCAGCAGTGGTGTAGAACGCAGTGCGAAGGGTACCGAGACGTGTCCATTACCAACATGACGAGCTCCTTCAGGGATGGATTGGCGTTCTGTGCGCTCATCCACAAGCACCGGCCGGAGCTCAT aaattatGACTCTCTCAATAAGGAAAATGTTTATGAGAACAACAGCTTG GCCTTCCGTATAGCGGAGGAGAAGCTGGGGATTCCTGCTCTGCTAGATGCAGAAGATATGGTGGCTCTGCCAGTTCCTGACCGTCTCAGCATCTTGACCTACGTGTCCCAGTATTACAACTACTTCCATGGCCGCTCCCCAGTAAGCATTTCCAACTAGG CTGGTGGTGTGGGTGGCATCAAGAGACCAGCAGAGGATCTGAGAGAGGAGCCACTGGGGAAGAAGAACCAGCCCGTGATTGCTAAGACCTTCTCATCCAAGGCAACTGTAGACAAGCAGCCATCCACTGCAATGGCCATCGCTCCCCCCTCCAGACTCTCACCAAAACTACACAGGGCCACAGATCAG AAGAAGGTTCTTGGTGAGAGCACCAATAAAACCGGGACCCTGAGTAGTACCTGCGTCATTTGTCAAAACCATGTCCACCTGGTCCAGCGTTACTTTGTGGATGGGAAGGTCTACCACAGGAACTGCTTCAG GTGCAACGAATGCTCCAATACCCTTCTCTCTGGTGCTTATAAGCCTGGGTCCAGGGAAGGTACTTTTATTTGCAATACTCACCAGGGTCCTAAGGGTGGGAAGAAGGCTGCTGTCACCATAGTGGGCCTTCCTACATGTGGCATTGCAGCAGAAACTGCATCTGGCTTGCTGACGACCAAAAATAGTGCCAGCCACATTCCTCAGCCCTCGTCTGTGCTCTGCACACCTGTCGGCTCAAGATCCAGGCCTGTGGACCCATCCTCCATTTGTGGGCCCTGGACAGCATCTGCAGCAAAAACACAGGCAGCCCGCCAGAGGTTCTTCCAGGGTGCAGTGACTACACCAGTCCCTGAGTCGAGCATCTCGTTGGCTATGGCGACCGCAAGTCCGTCTAATGGCACACTGTGGCTGCAGGGGGAGAGCGAGAAGGGCAAAGCCAGGGCATTTCTTTCACAGAGGCTGAACaccaacaataacaacaagTCTAATCAAGCCAAAATTGGAACAGCACAGAGTCG TTCCATATCACAAGCTGTTACGAAACCAGTGGCGGCCACACCACATGGAACCACCAGCAAGGAGATGCTGTGCCTGAAGGCTGTTACCAAGGAGTCTCGAAGACCTCAAAGTCCCCACTTCGCTACCAAAG GCTCTGATTTAGTTCCTCCTTCAGACTGGAGGTCAAACGTCAAACATTTGACACATGGATCAGAACACAa ATCTATAAGTTTTACCAAAGATTGTTTGTTGGATTTGAATCCAACACCTGTCAGTGTTCCCAAGCCTGCTGTTGGCTCTGTCGCCATGCCAGCTGTTCAGCTCACGATACCCACCTCTCAAGGGAAATACTCTTCTAAGCAATGTCTTCAGGCTGCTGAGGCTACAG GTCTTGAGAATGGAAAAATTTTGTCACCCTTGAGCTCCCCCAGGCCTGGACTGGAGTCCTGCAAG AGCCAGTCATGGGGCAGTCCTCAAGAGGACATCCTGAGAGAACTGAAAGACATAGAGGAGAGTCTGAACGAGCTTGAGAAGGAGGGTGTTGAGATGGAGAAGTGTCTTCGGAAATGTGAGGAAG AAGGAAAGGAGGGTGAGCTGGATGTGTTGATGGTGGACTGGTTTGCCCTGATCCAGAAGAAGCAGTTTTACATGAGAAGAGAGTCAGAGCTGGTCTATAT CGCTAGAACACAGGACCTAGAGGATCAGCAACCAGCAGTTGAGAGGGACCTGCGTAGATTGATGGAGAAGCCAG AGCATCTTAAAACTGCAGCTGATGTGAGGGAGGAGCAGAAACTGTTGTGCAAGCTGTTGGAGATCGTGGATGACAGGAACTCAATTATTCAGGTTCTGGATGATGATAGGCTGAG GGAGATGGAAGAAGATGAGCAGCTGAATGAAATGATGCAGCAATTTG gtaaaaagaaaatgaagaaatcaaCAATTAAAAAGCTGTTCAAGaagaaaagtaaacaaattgACAACTCTAAGACGATTTTAAATGCATCTTAA